Proteins encoded by one window of Candidatus Poribacteria bacterium:
- a CDS encoding tetratricopeptide repeat protein, whose product MCESLEVYKLQGLKDWKIGKLEDWKIGEQRLPILPTKFFPFFRPSNFFLSCFCDFVPLVILLAGLLFGCNPSDQTQQQRRELQRDALKLRMGQALNPTDAEGHIQLGNVYRELGEYEKAIESFQNAIALDDRHPHAYNNLGLVYTDTRMFALAIEMFLAALELSPGNPAFYNNLGYAYDLTDQFEEALDAFHNALESEPTFVDAYYNLADAYLHREMYQDAIKSYEAGLEIEEGDADVYFNLGLAYEENEEFLSAIQSYEKGLSLDDSDAEAYYRLAQAYQKNGDPLMMRRYLEIFLERAEGLPHLEEQVRTAEQLVDK is encoded by the coding sequence ATGTGTGAAAGTTTGGAAGTTTACAAATTGCAAGGGTTAAAGGATTGGAAGATTGGAAAATTGGAAGATTGGAAGATTGGAGAACAGCGTCTACCCATCCTTCCAACCAAGTTCTTTCCATTCTTCCGCCCTTCCAATTTTTTCCTTTCTTGTTTTTGCGACTTTGTACCTTTGGTAATCCTTTTAGCAGGTTTGCTGTTCGGCTGTAATCCGTCTGATCAGACGCAACAGCAGAGACGGGAACTTCAACGCGATGCCTTAAAACTCAGAATGGGGCAGGCACTTAATCCGACAGATGCGGAGGGACATATTCAACTCGGCAATGTCTACCGTGAGTTGGGTGAATATGAGAAAGCCATAGAATCATTTCAAAACGCTATCGCGCTTGATGACAGGCATCCGCATGCCTATAACAACCTCGGTTTGGTCTATACCGATACCCGCATGTTTGCTCTTGCGATTGAGATGTTCCTCGCTGCGCTGGAGTTATCACCCGGAAATCCCGCCTTCTACAACAATCTCGGCTATGCTTACGACCTAACAGATCAGTTCGAGGAAGCACTCGATGCCTTTCATAACGCCCTTGAATCAGAACCGACCTTTGTTGATGCCTATTACAACCTCGCGGATGCCTATCTGCACCGCGAGATGTATCAGGACGCTATTAAGTCTTATGAGGCAGGACTCGAAATAGAAGAGGGCGATGCTGATGTCTATTTTAACCTCGGACTCGCTTATGAGGAGAACGAGGAATTTCTTTCCGCTATCCAATCCTACGAAAAAGGTTTATCTCTTGATGATAGCGACGCGGAGGCTTATTATCGTCTCGCGCAGGCATATCAAAAAAATGGCGATCCACTTATGATGCGTCGTTATTTAGAGATATTCTTGGAGCGGGCAGAGGGTCTCCCTCATCTTGAAGAGCAGGTCCGCACTGCTGAGCAGCTGGTTGATAAGTAG
- a CDS encoding amidohydrolase family protein — MIIDTHTHFYDPTRPEGVPWPNPDDDVLYRRVMPDDYKALAVPEGATGTVVVEASKWLEDNQWILDLAADEPFIVGFVGHLEPDDPDFEDNLNRFSANPLFRGIRLGGGHLQAIGDSTFLANIEKLAAKELTLDLLINPGMLSTLPTLVEHTPEMRLVINHIAGARISEEPPDPGWVSAINEVARYPNIYCKVSALAENTGQIPAPTDVAYYTPTIDVLWEAFGEDRLIYGSNWPVSERFAPYKVVQQIVNDYFSAKGDAVKAKYFWQNAKAAYQLVI; from the coding sequence ATGATTATTGATACACATACACATTTCTACGATCCAACACGACCTGAAGGTGTGCCGTGGCCCAATCCGGATGACGATGTGCTTTACCGACGCGTCATGCCAGACGATTACAAAGCACTCGCAGTTCCTGAAGGCGCGACAGGCACCGTCGTTGTTGAGGCAAGCAAATGGCTTGAGGATAACCAGTGGATCCTCGACCTCGCTGCAGATGAACCTTTCATTGTTGGGTTTGTTGGACACTTAGAACCCGACGACCCAGACTTTGAGGATAACTTGAATCGGTTTTCTGCAAATCCACTTTTCCGCGGGATACGCCTCGGTGGCGGACATCTACAGGCGATCGGTGACAGCACGTTCTTAGCGAATATTGAGAAACTGGCAGCGAAAGAACTTACCTTAGATCTACTGATTAATCCCGGAATGTTATCAACGTTGCCGACACTGGTTGAACATACACCGGAGATGCGCCTCGTTATCAACCACATTGCCGGTGCGCGCATATCAGAAGAGCCACCCGATCCGGGGTGGGTCTCCGCAATCAACGAAGTCGCTCGCTATCCAAACATCTACTGCAAAGTTTCGGCTCTGGCAGAAAATACCGGACAAATCCCCGCACCGACAGATGTCGCCTATTACACCCCAACAATCGATGTCTTATGGGAGGCGTTTGGTGAGGATAGGCTCATCTACGGAAGCAATTGGCCCGTATCCGAACGCTTCGCGCCATATAAAGTCGTACAACAGATTGTGAACGACTATTTCAGCGCGAAAGGCGACGCAGTGAAAGCCAAGTATTTTTGGCAGAATGCTAAGGCAGCGTACCAGTTAGTGATTTAA
- a CDS encoding nitroreductase: MDVKDAILTRRTIFKFKPEPVPNDVIEQVFSFGIWAPNHHVTEPWRFTVIGEETKLILADRYREIKIEDTPDHVDAENLAKIGELAYEKFMSKPTIIAVSCLQEGDEQRRREDYAAACCAMQNVQLAAWDAGVGMQWSTGRITFEEQTYQLLGIDSSQEYIIGFFYTGYPADIGQPKRQPAGEFIRWVA, translated from the coding sequence ATGGATGTTAAAGACGCGATTCTTACACGACGGACTATTTTTAAGTTCAAACCGGAACCGGTGCCGAACGATGTTATTGAACAGGTTTTCAGTTTCGGAATATGGGCACCAAATCATCATGTCACCGAACCGTGGCGTTTCACTGTGATTGGTGAGGAGACGAAGCTAATCCTGGCAGACCGCTACCGCGAGATTAAGATTGAGGATACACCTGACCACGTTGATGCCGAGAATCTTGCCAAAATCGGTGAACTGGCTTACGAGAAGTTCATGTCTAAGCCGACGATTATCGCGGTGTCATGCCTACAGGAGGGCGACGAACAACGCCGCCGCGAAGATTACGCCGCTGCCTGTTGTGCGATGCAGAACGTGCAACTCGCTGCATGGGATGCTGGGGTTGGGATGCAGTGGAGCACTGGTAGAATCACATTTGAAGAACAGACGTATCAGTTGTTAGGCATTGACTCGTCACAGGAGTACATCATCGGCTTCTTCTACACGGGTTACCCCGCCGACATTGGGCAACCGAAACGGCAACCGGCAGGTGAGTTTATCCGCTGGGTAGCATAA
- a CDS encoding formylglycine-generating enzyme family protein, translating to MKSFCIIICLLMLVLSQQIVSAQQSLATEPTEEAAEGFIKLEMPLEEAFTKITFVVTWLSGDGSDEVIFEGEGVIRTPDYIELRIPYEDDSGRYSYYRILPKDVVESNRYIFVPLADSGGGSGVFWELQVVDKKTLRTVDYIGLGDRARLKEIVLADASTNTISIIYSPREVPGHKGLYPKKAIKRHFRIVEGIAREVGDPSNPSAHNMMFIPAGYFEMGGINRDEDAERDEKPTHTVSVDAFYIDTYEVTNGQYKEFVDANPQWQKGRIPKEYHDGDYLKHWDGNDYPPDKGDHPVVYVSWYAAMAYAQWQRKRLPTEAEWEKAARGNLFKKKYAWGASLDADKANYGERVSGTTAVGTYPANGYGLYDMTGNVWEWCLDEYNADFYSVSPCHNPIAGGTVDTIVSDWMNVKSVRVLRGGSWVSDTKFVRVSDRTRFTPKITNKARGFRCVKPVTY from the coding sequence ATGAAGAGCTTTTGCATAATCATCTGCCTATTGATGTTAGTTCTGAGCCAACAGATTGTGTCTGCGCAACAGTCTCTTGCGACAGAACCGACGGAAGAGGCTGCCGAAGGTTTTATTAAACTGGAAATGCCTTTGGAAGAAGCATTCACCAAAATTACTTTCGTTGTTACATGGTTAAGCGGAGATGGAAGTGATGAAGTGATTTTTGAAGGTGAAGGCGTAATCCGCACCCCCGATTACATAGAACTCCGCATACCGTATGAAGATGATAGCGGCAGGTACAGTTATTATAGGATCCTACCTAAGGATGTTGTTGAAAGTAATCGGTATATTTTTGTGCCTTTAGCCGACAGTGGTGGTGGTTCTGGGGTCTTTTGGGAGCTCCAAGTGGTCGATAAAAAAACGCTCAGAACTGTTGATTATATCGGATTGGGGGATCGCGCGAGGCTCAAGGAAATTGTTTTAGCCGATGCGTCCACTAACACTATATCTATTATCTACAGCCCACGAGAAGTTCCCGGTCATAAGGGATTATACCCGAAAAAAGCAATAAAGAGACACTTTAGGATAGTGGAAGGCATCGCGCGAGAGGTGGGAGATCCTTCAAATCCATCCGCTCATAACATGATGTTCATACCCGCAGGTTACTTTGAAATGGGCGGCATAAATAGGGACGAAGATGCGGAGCGTGATGAAAAACCTACGCACACAGTCTCTGTTGATGCGTTCTATATAGACACGTATGAGGTAACAAATGGACAATATAAGGAATTTGTTGATGCTAACCCACAGTGGCAGAAAGGTCGTATTCCGAAAGAATACCACGATGGGGATTATCTGAAACATTGGGATGGGAACGATTATCCACCCGATAAAGGTGATCATCCCGTTGTTTATGTGAGTTGGTACGCGGCAATGGCATACGCACAGTGGCAAAGGAAACGTCTGCCAACAGAGGCTGAATGGGAGAAAGCTGCGCGTGGAAACTTATTTAAAAAGAAGTACGCCTGGGGTGCTTCGCTTGATGCTGACAAAGCAAACTATGGTGAGCGTGTCAGCGGTACGACTGCTGTTGGGACGTATCCTGCGAACGGATATGGGTTATACGATATGACAGGCAATGTGTGGGAGTGGTGTCTTGATGAATATAATGCCGACTTTTATTCTGTTTCTCCGTGTCATAATCCTATTGCCGGTGGCACTGTGGATACTATCGTATCTGATTGGATGAATGTTAAAAGCGTGCGTGTGTTACGCGGAGGTTCTTGGGTGAGTGATACTAAGTTTGTGCGAGTTTCTGATCGGACAAGGTTCACGCCAAAAATCACGAACAAGGCTCGTGGATTTCGTTGCGTTAAGCCTGTAACATATTAG
- a CDS encoding prepilin peptidase encodes MGVFIFFFGLAVGSFLNVCIYRIPRAGISIHSPRRSFCPECSNPINVYDNIPVLSYLLLWGKCRQCRAKISMLYPLVELATAGLFLGMYYRFGLTLEFLLALAFIAVLLPIAVIDAQHYIIPNVLIVTGLILGLVIVCGIAYQRSDVWYLLTRLIGAVAGGAALWLVAVIGSAILRKKAMGGGDIKLMALIGLFLGAWPELAMVIGFSALSGAIIGTVLIVSGIKSRQSPIPYGPFLAGAAVLVLLWGDRLWRAYLQFVGWN; translated from the coding sequence ATGGGTGTGTTTATTTTTTTCTTCGGTTTAGCAGTCGGTAGTTTTCTCAATGTCTGTATCTATCGTATTCCACGCGCGGGTATCTCAATCCACTCACCGCGTCGCTCCTTTTGCCCTGAATGTAGTAATCCTATAAACGTTTACGACAATATCCCAGTTTTGAGTTATCTACTTTTATGGGGAAAATGTCGGCAGTGCCGCGCAAAAATTTCCATGCTATACCCGTTGGTTGAACTGGCAACGGCGGGGCTGTTCCTTGGAATGTACTATCGCTTCGGGTTGACCCTTGAATTTCTGCTCGCGCTTGCTTTTATCGCAGTGTTATTGCCGATCGCTGTCATTGATGCGCAGCATTATATCATTCCAAATGTCCTCATCGTAACAGGGTTGATTCTCGGTCTCGTTATCGTTTGCGGGATAGCGTATCAACGTTCGGATGTCTGGTATCTCCTCACGCGGCTCATCGGTGCTGTTGCTGGAGGGGCGGCGTTGTGGCTGGTTGCTGTGATTGGAAGTGCAATTTTGCGTAAAAAAGCGATGGGTGGTGGCGACATCAAGTTGATGGCACTCATCGGATTGTTCCTCGGCGCGTGGCCCGAACTCGCGATGGTGATAGGCTTTTCTGCTCTCAGTGGTGCGATTATCGGGACTGTTCTCATTGTTTCTGGTATAAAAAGCCGCCAAAGTCCGATCCCTTATGGTCCATTCTTGGCGGGTGCTGCTGTGCTTGTGCTTTTATGGGGAGATAGGCTTTGGCGTGCGTACTTGCAGTTTGTTGGGTGGAATTAA
- a CDS encoding type II secretion system protein GspG, whose product MLRKNINENGGMTWLQLLILIVIVVVIGVLSFPPWLEYRKAGTADVDVETIAVAIKKYHRHTGGYPTGLDALITDPDVEGWRGSYLESIPETPWGGNYVLHQDTYKVGIAESHPRVPEKYRIGGVAEISRVYHADAQLGEKYWW is encoded by the coding sequence ATGCTACGGAAAAACATCAACGAAAACGGTGGGATGACTTGGCTTCAGCTGCTTATCCTTATTGTCATAGTAGTCGTGATTGGTGTACTCTCTTTTCCACCGTGGTTGGAGTATCGTAAAGCGGGCACGGCGGATGTAGATGTAGAAACGATTGCTGTTGCTATCAAGAAATACCACAGGCACACGGGTGGGTATCCGACAGGTTTGGACGCGCTGATAACGGATCCGGACGTTGAGGGATGGCGTGGCAGTTATCTGGAGTCTATCCCTGAGACACCTTGGGGCGGGAACTATGTCCTTCATCAAGACACCTATAAAGTAGGGATTGCGGAAAGTCACCCACGCGTTCCGGAAAAATATCGAATCGGCGGTGTTGCAGAAATTAGCAGAGTCTACCATGCTGACGCACAGCTCGGTGAGAAGTATTGGTGGTAA
- a CDS encoding sigma-54 dependent transcriptional regulator: METILIVDDEKNILKMLSQGLKMRGYQALTAANGEEALQQCTKSDVDLVLLDIRMEDGMDGVQTLVKLRERHPELNVVMMSAQQDIEIAVKTMELGAKRYITKPTTIDKILSNVQPFLEISRLSQENEILKSQIAPTDEMVGESAVISHLRSQIERVAGSKLGVLVSGENGTGKQLVANAIHRQSRRGTKTFIPLNCAALPDELIESELFGHERGAFTGADSRRQGRFELADGGTIFLDEIGDMSLKAQAKVLRVIETGEVERLGGNQIRTVDVRIIAATNKHLPEEIEKGRFRRDLFYRLNVVPITVPPLRERMEDVPLLVQYFAERLQLNMASTPKVIDPGAYAVFQGYSWPGNIRELKNIVERLLIMVNRDVVMAPDVVEALSLISQPSLSNNASGVVLDPSVLQSTLGTSLYKPGTALSQMMDSAEAQCILAALEENKWNIRKTAEALEVERSNLYKKMNKYGISRPSSGN, translated from the coding sequence ATGGAAACTATTCTGATTGTAGATGACGAAAAAAATATACTCAAGATGTTGTCGCAAGGACTCAAAATGCGAGGGTATCAAGCCCTAACGGCTGCAAATGGTGAGGAAGCATTGCAACAGTGTACGAAGTCCGATGTGGATCTTGTGCTATTGGATATCCGTATGGAAGATGGAATGGATGGTGTTCAGACGCTTGTAAAACTTCGTGAACGTCATCCAGAGTTAAACGTAGTGATGATGTCCGCGCAACAGGATATTGAGATTGCTGTTAAGACAATGGAACTCGGTGCGAAACGGTATATCACAAAACCGACTACTATCGATAAGATCCTCTCCAACGTTCAGCCATTTTTGGAAATATCGCGATTATCGCAAGAAAATGAGATCCTAAAGTCGCAGATTGCACCGACCGATGAGATGGTGGGTGAGAGTGCTGTTATTTCGCACCTTCGCTCACAAATTGAACGGGTTGCAGGAAGCAAACTCGGTGTCTTAGTTTCTGGTGAGAATGGGACTGGCAAACAACTTGTTGCTAACGCTATTCATCGGCAGAGTAGGCGTGGCACGAAAACCTTCATTCCACTCAATTGTGCCGCCTTACCTGATGAACTCATTGAGAGCGAACTCTTTGGACATGAACGCGGAGCGTTCACCGGTGCGGATTCTCGAAGACAGGGTCGCTTTGAACTTGCCGACGGTGGTACCATCTTTCTCGATGAAATTGGGGATATGAGTTTAAAAGCGCAAGCGAAGGTCCTTCGTGTCATTGAAACCGGCGAAGTCGAGCGTCTCGGTGGCAATCAGATTCGGACGGTAGATGTACGCATTATCGCAGCAACGAACAAGCATCTCCCCGAAGAGATTGAGAAAGGACGATTCCGACGGGATCTTTTCTATCGACTCAATGTTGTGCCTATTACGGTGCCGCCGCTTCGGGAACGGATGGAAGATGTTCCGTTGTTAGTCCAATACTTTGCCGAGCGTTTACAATTGAATATGGCATCTACCCCAAAAGTTATTGACCCAGGTGCTTACGCTGTGTTTCAAGGTTACAGTTGGCCCGGGAACATCCGGGAGTTAAAAAACATCGTTGAACGGCTCCTTATTATGGTAAACCGAGACGTTGTGATGGCACCCGATGTGGTCGAAGCGTTATCGTTGATTTCTCAACCTTCTTTATCAAACAACGCTTCGGGGGTCGTTCTGGATCCGAGTGTCTTACAGTCCACTTTGGGTACATCGCTCTATAAACCGGGGACAGCGCTGAGTCAGATGATGGATTCTGCGGAGGCGCAGTGCATTCTTGCAGCACTGGAAGAAAATAAGTGGAACATCCGGAAGACGGCAGAAGCGTTAGAGGTTGAGCGCAGCAACTTGTACAAAAAAATGAACAAGTATGGTATTTCTCGTCCGAGTTCTGGCAATTAA
- a CDS encoding ATP-binding protein, with protein MRNKLSALKFHDKIFIAYGFVFLVMFGVVFGSTSFLTRLAFKRDVDAYIEKLEAQISNEYQDFLNDIQKQVHATATDVRLHDIIERESSSHPYLPGPQFDLLEYGTADGRLLYPDTRMGRRTQVYTSSEDQERHIQLRRIPGQSDLGLQYVVQVTEAGEWGFVRGGYLLQDWLEKKQTLIIQSDEHPIFLVGKSQMSEAASFNTESNATPADWLPLNNASRYAPLRRSFQSIPSSQGQRKISLQGTEETDGRSFTAFRITPFNSPFATTREAPPVELFVAYSHERQMKWQQQLTLTLLLSGIGGLVLVYLISYIISRRITRPIAVLREGVGHIAAGDLDHRVKIQSRNEVGQLAEGFNQMARDLKQSLEERMAAERAATWRDVARQVAHEIKNPLFPIRLSVENLQQAKSNPEVFEQIFSECTNTVIEEVDRIGKLIDEFHQFARMPKPQKKLSQLNSIVRYVLGLYTGRQIPDMEQETDVAIAISEDGNPALLDSAEKSWLENISKIKVETELDTLPRLFIDPEQVAQALGNLLKNAIEAMPEGGMLKVKTSFVPSTSQEDSNGRPRELEDGENVRDEENVDIDVPGTVTLEIEDTGCGMSNETMANIFVPYYTTKSEVNGTGLGMPIVGRIVAEHGAKIDFQSEQGVGTTVRVHFPCNQGIDSEELASEIEELMPLRSFVPELETIDQRTDAEN; from the coding sequence ATGAGGAATAAACTCTCTGCCTTAAAGTTTCATGATAAAATATTTATCGCTTACGGCTTCGTCTTCCTTGTGATGTTTGGCGTTGTCTTTGGCAGCACCAGTTTCCTAACTCGGCTCGCCTTTAAAAGAGACGTTGATGCTTATATTGAGAAGCTTGAAGCCCAGATTTCAAACGAGTATCAGGATTTTCTTAACGACATTCAAAAGCAGGTTCACGCCACAGCCACTGACGTGAGGTTACACGACATTATAGAAAGGGAGTCGTCGTCGCACCCTTATCTACCGGGACCGCAGTTTGATCTTTTAGAGTATGGCACTGCAGATGGAAGACTGCTATATCCAGACACAAGAATGGGGAGGAGGACGCAGGTGTACACCTCCTCGGAGGACCAGGAGAGACATATACAACTCAGGCGTATTCCTGGGCAGAGCGATTTAGGGCTACAGTATGTGGTTCAAGTAACGGAAGCAGGCGAGTGGGGATTTGTGAGAGGCGGCTACCTCCTACAGGACTGGTTGGAGAAGAAGCAAACGCTCATCATCCAGTCAGATGAGCATCCAATCTTCCTTGTTGGGAAATCGCAAATGTCGGAGGCAGCGTCCTTCAACACCGAATCGAATGCGACACCAGCGGATTGGCTTCCATTGAACAACGCCTCCCGATACGCCCCGCTCCGCCGCTCGTTTCAGTCGATTCCGAGTTCACAAGGGCAGCGAAAAATTTCCTTACAAGGGACAGAAGAGACAGATGGGCGCTCTTTTACCGCTTTTCGGATAACCCCGTTCAACTCACCCTTCGCGACGACACGTGAGGCACCGCCTGTTGAGTTGTTCGTCGCGTATTCACATGAGCGTCAGATGAAGTGGCAGCAGCAACTTACGCTCACACTGCTTTTGAGCGGTATTGGGGGGTTGGTGTTGGTTTATCTGATTAGTTATATCATCAGTCGTCGGATTACGCGTCCTATTGCTGTTCTGCGTGAAGGAGTGGGGCACATCGCTGCAGGCGATCTCGATCATCGCGTTAAGATCCAATCACGAAATGAGGTGGGTCAACTCGCCGAAGGGTTCAACCAGATGGCGCGAGACTTGAAACAGAGTTTAGAAGAGCGTATGGCAGCAGAGCGGGCGGCAACATGGCGGGATGTCGCGCGGCAGGTAGCACACGAAATCAAAAATCCGCTCTTTCCAATTCGGCTTTCCGTTGAAAACTTACAGCAAGCGAAATCGAATCCTGAAGTTTTTGAGCAAATATTTAGTGAATGTACGAACACCGTTATTGAAGAGGTGGATCGGATTGGAAAGTTAATAGATGAATTCCATCAATTCGCGCGGATGCCGAAGCCACAGAAAAAGTTGAGCCAGCTGAATAGCATTGTGAGATATGTGTTGGGGTTATACACCGGTAGGCAGATACCAGATATGGAGCAGGAAACTGATGTTGCAATCGCAATTTCGGAGGACGGAAACCCGGCACTACTGGATTCTGCCGAGAAGTCTTGGCTTGAAAATATCTCCAAGATTAAGGTTGAAACCGAGTTGGATACACTTCCGCGCCTCTTTATTGACCCTGAACAGGTCGCGCAGGCACTCGGAAATCTGCTAAAGAATGCGATTGAAGCCATGCCCGAGGGTGGAATGCTTAAGGTCAAAACCTCTTTTGTGCCGAGCACATCGCAAGAAGATTCAAACGGGAGACCGAGGGAACTGGAGGACGGCGAAAACGTGAGAGACGAAGAGAATGTAGACATAGATGTTCCTGGCACGGTTACACTTGAAATCGAAGATACCGGCTGCGGCATGTCCAACGAAACTATGGCTAATATCTTTGTGCCTTATTACACCACAAAGTCAGAAGTGAATGGGACGGGTCTCGGTATGCCAATTGTCGGAAGAATCGTTGCGGAGCACGGTGCCAAAATAGATTTTCAGAGTGAACAAGGTGTAGGGACAACGGTTCGTGTCCATTTTCCGTGCAATCAAGGTATTGATTCCGAGGAATTAGCCTCAGAAATTGAGGAATTGATGCCGCTCCGAAGTTTCGTTCCCGAACTGGAGACGATAGATCAGAGGACAGACGCAGAAAATTAA
- a CDS encoding mannose-6-phosphate isomerase gives MQSSVKELQEIITTEKPWGGFIQYVLNQPVTVKILEIRAGEQVSYQYHHHRSELWIPLDEGACLKLDGAIQRPERMEPVFIPRGAKHQLIGESKDYRILEISFGQFDEEDIVRLSDKYGRA, from the coding sequence ATGCAATCATCCGTAAAAGAACTTCAAGAGATAATAACAACCGAGAAGCCTTGGGGTGGCTTCATACAGTATGTGCTCAACCAACCTGTCACTGTCAAAATTTTAGAAATTCGAGCAGGTGAGCAGGTGAGTTATCAGTATCACCACCACCGGAGTGAACTGTGGATTCCACTGGATGAGGGTGCCTGCTTAAAACTTGATGGTGCGATTCAGCGTCCAGAACGCATGGAACCTGTGTTTATTCCACGGGGGGCAAAACATCAACTCATCGGCGAATCTAAAGATTACCGGATACTCGAAATTTCGTTTGGGCAGTTTGATGAAGAGGATATCGTTCGCCTTTCAGACAAGTATGGAAGAGCTTAA
- a CDS encoding serine hydrolase: MLKNTISTLMENSITEKVFPGAVAYVLTDKKVLYHEAFGSRSVKPKRLPMFQTTLFDLASLTKPIVVGTLCMQLVEKNKICLNTPAEKYLPEFRQADVTLHHLLTHTSGLPAWLPVYLRAPSREDVISYLGGVPLESEPGEKAVYSCLGYIVLGALLERVTGQSLDKLAKERIFAPLGMEWTRFNPPQAWREYCAATEDSNSFERRMVNYERYDWREGVIIGQVHDENAHFLGGVSGNAGLFSTSRDLGKFCRALMNNGGELLRPESFRKMQQVASAEGERRCIGWAVADDGCLYHTGFTGTSIRICLKRKLAAILLTNRVHPDADRRGIIEFRKIFHDILFI, from the coding sequence TTGCTAAAAAACACAATTTCAACCCTCATGGAGAACAGTATCACGGAAAAGGTGTTTCCGGGTGCCGTCGCCTATGTTCTTACGGATAAAAAGGTGCTCTATCATGAAGCGTTCGGGTCTCGATCTGTAAAACCGAAACGGCTCCCCATGTTCCAGACGACGCTCTTCGATTTAGCATCGCTGACGAAACCCATTGTCGTCGGAACGCTGTGCATGCAGTTAGTTGAGAAAAATAAAATTTGCCTCAACACACCTGCAGAGAAGTATTTACCGGAATTTAGGCAAGCGGACGTAACGCTTCACCATCTGCTAACGCACACTTCAGGACTCCCCGCATGGTTACCTGTCTATCTACGTGCACCATCACGCGAGGATGTAATCTCCTATCTCGGAGGGGTCCCATTGGAATCCGAACCGGGGGAGAAAGCCGTATATAGTTGCTTGGGGTATATCGTGTTAGGGGCACTTCTTGAAAGGGTAACCGGACAATCGTTAGATAAATTGGCGAAAGAACGGATCTTCGCGCCACTCGGCATGGAATGGACGCGGTTCAATCCACCACAAGCATGGCGTGAGTACTGCGCAGCCACCGAGGATTCCAACAGTTTTGAACGCCGTATGGTAAACTATGAACGCTATGACTGGCGTGAAGGTGTCATCATTGGACAGGTTCACGATGAGAACGCACACTTTCTCGGCGGTGTCTCCGGCAATGCAGGACTCTTCTCTACGTCAAGAGACCTCGGCAAATTTTGTAGGGCGTTGATGAACAACGGAGGCGAACTATTACGTCCGGAGAGTTTCCGAAAGATGCAACAAGTCGCCTCAGCAGAAGGGGAACGCCGCTGCATCGGTTGGGCTGTGGCAGACGATGGGTGCCTCTACCATACAGGGTTTACTGGCACTTCAATACGAATATGTCTAAAAAGAAAACTTGCAGCAATCCTCTTAACGAACCGAGTGCATCCTGATGCCGATCGGCGCGGTATTATTGAATTTCGGAAGATATTTCATGATATTCTATTCATTTAA